The Trichoderma atroviride chromosome 5, complete sequence genome contains a region encoding:
- a CDS encoding uncharacterized protein (EggNog:ENOG41), translated as MADNQRRGIISLGSEETGAWLWADDAYKLWSKETTSALLWIQGRPGSGKSTLCKKILKHLQNQYDLSDAYATPDKAAFHDIAPQPRNRSALLASFFYSLRGAKSEISNTHMLQSLLYQLLSQEQRFYPAFREKYRSLLDRSRGSISWTFKDLHNVFTSLGEFNDFPLTIYLVIDAMDESEQSERSDILLLLQHFCQNESACVIKCVLASRPEEDIKDNFFYIRKSHNFFHVVLEKKNEGDIKKFIKIAMCKVQDAYLAQRPALTAEFEDMAAYATANLVSKARGVFMWVEIVTRELKREVRRGVSAREFKKTVDALPNDLKPLYERIVKDLLARFNNEGQEKADSRVREAQRMLTWVTFAERALSVNEFRDVVAIPDTVEENSRINLQDYRLLDDTAVQQRMSDICGDLLEIGSSQDSADFFLRDTNDIVQLLHLTVREFLTSDVEAGEFLMKKHLGEYEIFLNCISYLRLFAENCPAMNGDKPDYKHIIRHLANWPLLSYILQFLPQHMQNSDKGSQALDIGVKFANSIMRQEGSSAFFILESWFDKAGLCMHSHSLLERATSFRFDCMDIAAAEGYLDVVATLLEAETIATTDIRYGHLLYNLSRSGITFLIRFLLQKGVDPNSTGEDGNPALQTATAHGHMEIVKLLVDHGADIDAQGANGSALFAAAKIGSVEIVKLLIDHGADMDAQGVKGSALHTAVENCSVKIIERLLAYGADPNAQGVNGSALHTAVQNGSMEIIKILLASRADIHAQGVSGSVLDAAMKNGSMDIIQLLLEYGADASIRE; from the coding sequence ATGGCGGATAACCAGCGCCGTGGAATCATCTCACTAGGGAGTGAAGAAACAGGAGCTTGGCTTTGGGCGGACGATGCGTATAAACTCTGGAGCAAGGAGACAACGTCAGCATTGCTCTGGATACAAGGCAGACCTGGCAGTGGAAAATCGACTCTGTGTAAAAAGATTCTCAAACATTTACAGAATCAATACGACCTTTCAGACGCTTACGCTACACCTGACAAAGCTGCCTTTCACGACATTGCTCCACAGCCGAGGAACCGCTCTGCCCTcctcgccagcttcttctacaGTCTCAGAGGCGCCAAATCTGAGATTAGCAATACTCATATGCTTCAATCGCTTCTGTACCAGCTTTTGAGCCAGGAGCAAAGATTTTACCCGGCCTTTAGAGAAAAATATCGAAGCCTGCTAGATCGTTCTCGGGGTTCAATCTCTTGGACTTTCAAAGATCTCCACAATGTCTTCACCTCACTGGGTGAATTTAACGATTTTCCTCTGACAATCTACCTCGTTATCGACGCAATGGACGAGTCAGAGCAGTCAGAAAGATCCGATATCTTGTTATTACTGCAGCACTTCTGCCAGAATGAATCAGCTTGTGTTATCAAATGTGTTCTTGCAAGTCGACCTGAAGAGGACATTAAGgacaattttttttatatacgGAAATCTCACAACTTTTTCCACGTGGTGCTCGAGAAAAAGAACGAAGGGGACATCAAAAAGTTTATCAAAATAGCAATGTGCAAAGTGCAAGACGCGTACCTGGCTCAGCGGCCCGCACTCACGGCTGAGTTTGAAGATATGGCCGCATATGCAACTGCCAACCTCGTGAGCAAGGCGAGAGGAGTTTTTATGTGGGTAGAGATTGTAACGAGAGAATTAAAGCGGGAAGTACGTCGCGGTGTTTCCGCAAGAGAATTCAAGAAAACAGTGGACGCACTCCCCAACGATCTGAAGCCATTATATGAGCGCATTGTCAAAGACTTGTTAGCCAGATTCAATAACGAAGGGCAAGAAAAGGCTGATTCACGAGTTCGAGAAGCGCAACGGATGCTGACGTGGGTGACATTTGCTGAGCGGGCGCTAAGCGTCAACGAGTTTCGCGACGTAGTTGCGATACCAGACACTGTGGAAGAGAATTCAAGGATCAACTTACAGGATTATCGCCTTCTCGATGATACCGCTGTGCAACAAAGAATGAGTGACATTTGTGGAGATCTCTTGGAGATTGGATCATCACAGGATTCCGCCGATTTCTTTCTGCGCGATACGAACGATATCGTCCAGCTTCTACATCTAACCGTCCGAGAATTCTTGACCAGCGACGTCGAAGCAGGGGAGTTCCTCATGAAGAAACATCTAGGAGAATATGAGATTTTCCTCAACTGCATCTCGTATCTTCGTCTATTTGCAGAAAACTGCCCTGCAATGAATGGAGACAAACCGGATTATAAACACATTATTCGCCACCTTGCAAATTGGCCTCTGCTTTCCTACATCCTACAGTTTCTCCCCCAACACATGCAAAATTCGGACAAGGGTAGCCAGGCTCTTGATATCGGAGTCAAATTCGCGAACTCCATCATGCGCCAAGAGGGCAGCTCTGCCTTTTTCATTCTGGAGTCCTGGTTCGATAAAGCCGGGCTATGTATGCATTCCCACTCCTTGTTAGAACGAGCGACGAGTTTTAGATTCGACTGCATGGACATTGCGGCAGCCGAAGGCTATCTAGATGTTGTGGCCACACTGCTCGAAGCGGAGACAATAGCCACAACTGACATCAGATACGGCCATCTGCTGTACAATCTTTCTCGCAGTGGCATTACATTCCTAATTCGTTTCCTACTGCAGAAGGGAGTTGACCCTAACAGTACGGGAGAAGACGGCAATCCTGCGCTTCAGACAGCGACGGCGCACGGGCACATGGAAATCGTCAAATTACTTGTCGATCATGGCGCAGATATTGATGCTCAAGGAGCAAATGGAAGCGCTCTTTTTGCCGCTGCAAAAATTGGTTCTGTGGAAATCGTCAAATTACTTATCGATCATGGCGCAGATATGGATGCACAAGGAGTGAAAGGAAGCGCTCTCCATACTGCCGTAGAAAACTGCTCTGTGAAAATTATTGAAAGACTTCTTGCTTATGGAGCAGATCCTAATGCACAAGGAGTGAACGGAAGCGCTCTCCATACTGCCGTACAAAACGGCTCTATGGAAATTATCAAAATACTTCTTGCTAGTAGAGCAGATATACATGCACAAGGAGTGAGCGGAAGtgttcttgatgctgctatgAAAAATGGTTCTATGGACATTATTCAATTGCTGCTTGAATATGGAGCAGATGCTAGTATACGGGAGTAA